The Parabacteroides sp. AD58 genome includes a window with the following:
- a CDS encoding PDDEXK nuclease domain-containing protein — protein sequence MKDIQYNKTNSILDDTKQIIETAQSFAYQSINIALVKRNWLLGKRIAEEILQGDERAKYGSELIKQLSEQLTKLYGKGFTKTNLYQFMDFFRKFPEIFHSLSGKSSTNLLSWTHYRVLLQINDTHVRNWYANEALIQTWNVRTLQRNISSQYYHRLLLSQHKELVKQEIIQNTKPLPQSNKLEFIKNPIIAEFLGITTDLQDFTESNLERAIIDNLQKFLMEMGKGYAFVARQQHIHTEKQDYYIDLVFYNYILKCFVLIDLKTNKITHQDVGQMDMYIRMYDELKRTEGDNPTLGIVLCADTDEDIARYSILHGNEQLFASKYKLYLPSEEELRAEIENQKMIYYLQNENL from the coding sequence ATGAAGGATATACAATATAATAAAACCAATAGCATTCTTGACGATACAAAACAAATCATCGAGACAGCCCAGTCGTTTGCCTATCAATCTATCAATATAGCATTAGTGAAACGTAATTGGCTACTTGGTAAACGTATAGCTGAAGAAATATTACAAGGAGATGAACGCGCTAAATACGGTTCTGAATTAATAAAACAATTATCTGAACAACTAACGAAATTATATGGTAAAGGGTTTACGAAAACAAATCTCTATCAATTCATGGACTTTTTCAGAAAGTTTCCAGAAATTTTCCACTCGCTGAGTGGAAAATCATCTACAAACCTTCTTTCATGGACTCATTACCGTGTATTATTACAGATAAATGACACCCATGTAAGAAATTGGTATGCGAATGAAGCGTTAATCCAAACATGGAATGTACGAACATTACAACGAAACATTTCATCTCAATATTATCATAGATTGCTCTTATCACAACATAAAGAACTGGTGAAACAGGAAATAATACAAAATACGAAACCACTCCCACAATCTAATAAATTAGAATTCATCAAGAATCCTATTATCGCTGAATTTTTAGGGATAACAACAGATTTACAGGATTTTACTGAATCTAACCTTGAAAGAGCAATTATCGATAATCTACAAAAGTTCCTCATGGAAATGGGGAAAGGATATGCTTTTGTAGCTCGCCAACAACATATTCATACAGAGAAACAAGATTATTATATTGATCTTGTCTTTTATAACTACATTTTGAAATGTTTTGTCCTAATTGATTTAAAAACAAACAAAATAACTCATCAGGATGTAGGACAAATGGATATGTATATTCGGATGTATGATGAATTAAAACGTACCGAAGGAGATAATCCAACATTAGGGATTGTGCTTTGTGCAGATACAGATGAGGATATAGCAAGATATTCCATTTTACATGGAAACGAACAGCTATTTGCAAGTAAATATAAACTCTATCTTCCGAGTGAAGAAGAACTGAGGGCAGAAATAGAGAATCAGAAAATGATTTACTATTTACAAAATGAAAATCTTTAA
- a CDS encoding FKBP-type peptidyl-prolyl cis-trans isomerase: protein MKKYWHITWMLVVMLFTLAACSDDDDKIVIDEAWKEINLAAFDARLQDAKTDTTLFTINSESGNGQIICKILKKGEGTETIYYTSKVKCYYKGCFVTNEDGNVISDRNNVLAQGEVFDSALRENSDDPLETSVSGVVDGWTTALQHMHEGDIWEVWVPYQLGYGVSGYGDNIKPYTTLVFQVEVKEIVEQ, encoded by the coding sequence ATGAAAAAGTATTGGCACATTACATGGATGTTGGTAGTCATGCTGTTCACTTTGGCGGCATGCAGTGATGATGATGATAAAATAGTAATTGATGAGGCTTGGAAAGAAATAAATCTGGCCGCCTTCGATGCCCGTTTACAGGATGCAAAGACTGATACGACCTTGTTTACCATCAATTCGGAAAGTGGTAACGGACAAATCATCTGCAAGATTCTGAAGAAAGGCGAAGGTACGGAGACGATTTATTACACCAGTAAGGTTAAATGTTACTACAAAGGCTGTTTTGTGACCAATGAAGATGGAAATGTTATTAGCGACCGGAATAATGTACTGGCACAAGGCGAAGTTTTTGACTCAGCTTTGAGAGAGAACAGCGACGATCCGTTAGAAACGTCGGTCAGTGGTGTGGTAGATGGTTGGACAACCGCTTTGCAGCACATGCACGAAGGAGATATCTGGGAAGTCTGGGTTCCTTATCAATTGGGATATGGCGTTTCTGGATACGGTGACAATATCAAGCCTTATACGACATTGGTATTCCAGGTCGAAGTAAAGGAAATCGTTGAACAATAA
- a CDS encoding glycine--tRNA ligase encodes MAQEDVFKKLVSHCKEYGFVFPSSEIYDGLGAVYDYGQNGVELKNNIKKYWWDSMTLLHENVVGIDSAIFMHPTIWKASGHVDAFNDPLIDNKDSKKRYRADVLIEDHLAKIEEKINKEVAKAAKKFGDAFDEAQFRATNPRVLEHQAKWNEIHERYSKDMNESNFEDLRQLILDCDIVCPISGTRNWTDVRQFNLMFSTEMGSTADGSMKVYLRPETAQGIFVNFLNVQKTGRMKVPFGIAQIGKAFRNEIVARQFIFRMREFEQMEMQFFVRPGEEMEWFKKWKATRLKWHQALGLGNEKYRFHDHEKLAHYANAATDIEFEMPFGFKEVEGIHSRTNFDLSQHEKFSGKKIQYFDPELNQSYTPYVIETSIGVDRMFLSVMAGSYCEETLENGETRVVLKLPAALAPIKLAVLPLVKKDGLPEKAEEIMQMLRLDFRCQYDEKDSIGKRYRRQDAIGTPYCITVDHDTLKDNCVTIRFRDTMEQERVSIDQLHDIISEKVSMRSLLKKIVEE; translated from the coding sequence ATGGCACAAGAAGATGTTTTTAAGAAATTAGTATCGCACTGTAAAGAATACGGTTTCGTATTCCCTTCATCCGAAATTTATGATGGCCTGGGTGCTGTTTATGATTATGGACAGAACGGTGTAGAGTTGAAGAACAACATTAAGAAATACTGGTGGGATAGCATGACTTTGCTGCATGAGAATGTAGTGGGCATTGATTCGGCTATCTTTATGCACCCGACAATCTGGAAAGCTTCCGGCCATGTGGATGCTTTCAATGATCCGTTGATCGATAATAAAGATTCCAAGAAACGCTATCGTGCCGATGTCCTGATTGAAGATCATTTGGCTAAGATAGAAGAAAAGATAAATAAGGAAGTTGCCAAGGCAGCCAAGAAGTTTGGCGATGCTTTTGACGAGGCTCAGTTCCGTGCAACCAATCCGCGTGTGTTGGAGCACCAGGCAAAGTGGAACGAAATCCACGAACGCTATTCAAAGGATATGAACGAATCGAACTTCGAGGACTTGCGCCAGCTGATTCTGGATTGCGACATCGTTTGTCCGATTTCAGGTACGCGTAACTGGACAGACGTTCGTCAGTTCAACCTGATGTTCTCTACTGAAATGGGTTCAACAGCCGATGGTTCGATGAAGGTTTATCTGCGTCCGGAAACGGCTCAGGGTATCTTTGTAAACTTCCTGAATGTACAAAAGACAGGCCGTATGAAGGTTCCGTTCGGTATTGCCCAGATCGGTAAAGCTTTCCGTAACGAGATCGTTGCCCGTCAGTTTATCTTCCGTATGCGTGAATTCGAACAGATGGAAATGCAGTTCTTTGTTCGTCCGGGTGAAGAAATGGAATGGTTCAAGAAATGGAAAGCTACTCGTTTGAAATGGCATCAGGCTTTGGGGTTGGGTAATGAGAAATATCGTTTCCATGACCATGAGAAGTTGGCTCACTATGCGAATGCTGCTACTGATATCGAATTCGAAATGCCGTTCGGTTTCAAGGAAGTGGAAGGTATTCACAGTCGTACTAACTTCGACTTGAGCCAGCATGAGAAATTCTCAGGAAAGAAAATCCAATATTTTGATCCGGAATTGAACCAGAGCTATACTCCGTACGTCATCGAAACTTCTATTGGTGTTGACCGTATGTTCTTGAGTGTGATGGCCGGTTCTTATTGCGAAGAGACTTTGGAAAACGGCGAAACACGCGTCGTCCTGAAGTTACCGGCAGCATTGGCTCCGATCAAATTGGCTGTTCTCCCATTGGTAAAGAAAGACGGTCTGCCTGAAAAAGCAGAAGAAATCATGCAGATGCTGCGTTTGGATTTCCGTTGCCAGTATGATGAAAAGGATTCAATTGGTAAGCGTTATCGTCGTCAGGATGCTATCGGTACTCCGTACTGCATCACTGTCGATCATGATACATTGAAAGATAATTGCGTAACCATCCGTTTCCGTGATACGATGGAACAGGAACGTGTCAGCATCGACCAGTTGCATGACATTATCTCTGAGAAAGTAAGCATGAGAAGTTTGTTGAAGAAAATAGTAGAAGAATAA
- a CDS encoding Gfo/Idh/MocA family oxidoreductase encodes MMHSEISRRKFLKSALALSAASVIPSFWIPAKANTMPKNPFVSANDRVNIAFIGIGNRGGEIAKELYNTGLCNVVALCDVDMGAKHTQEIISMFPKVPRFQDFRQMFDQMADKIDAVTVGVPDHSHFPITIEAMAHGKHVYVEKPMARTFNEIEVMMRAAKKYGVVTQMGNQGHSEANYFQFKAWKEAGIIKDVTAITAHMNSPRRWHGWNPNIKHMPMGEPVPETMDWDTWLGVCQYHAYNHDYHLGQWRCWYDFGMGALGDWGAHILDTAHEFLDLGLPTEVNPLYLKDHNPFFYPMSSTLLFRFPERGNMPAVDVTWYDGLDNIPAVPEGYGVSEIDPNIPTVAGGKIQPAKLNPGKEIYSKTLTFKGGSHGSTLSIIPEEKAKEMASKLPEVPKSPSNHYANFLLACQGKEKTRSPFEIAGPLSQVFCLGVLAQRLNRKLVFDRDTKQITNDPFANQMLVGEPPRKGWEQYYNV; translated from the coding sequence ATGATGCATTCAGAAATATCCCGTAGAAAGTTCCTGAAGAGCGCGCTGGCACTATCGGCTGCTTCAGTGATTCCTTCCTTCTGGATTCCGGCAAAAGCTAATACCATGCCTAAGAATCCCTTTGTCAGTGCCAATGACCGAGTAAATATTGCCTTTATCGGTATCGGAAACCGTGGTGGTGAAATTGCCAAAGAATTGTATAATACCGGACTGTGTAACGTAGTTGCCCTCTGTGATGTGGATATGGGAGCCAAACATACCCAGGAAATCATCTCGATGTTCCCGAAAGTTCCCCGTTTCCAGGACTTCCGGCAGATGTTCGACCAGATGGCAGACAAAATCGATGCCGTTACAGTGGGTGTTCCCGACCATTCACACTTCCCGATCACCATTGAAGCCATGGCACACGGCAAACACGTGTATGTAGAGAAACCAATGGCACGTACTTTCAATGAGATCGAAGTTATGATGCGTGCCGCCAAGAAATACGGAGTAGTCACCCAGATGGGTAACCAAGGCCACTCCGAAGCCAATTATTTCCAGTTTAAAGCCTGGAAAGAAGCGGGTATCATCAAAGATGTGACAGCCATTACGGCACACATGAACAGTCCGCGCCGCTGGCACGGCTGGAACCCGAATATCAAACACATGCCAATGGGCGAGCCTGTTCCGGAAACGATGGACTGGGATACCTGGCTGGGCGTTTGCCAGTATCATGCTTATAACCACGATTATCATTTAGGACAATGGCGCTGCTGGTATGATTTCGGTATGGGAGCTTTGGGCGACTGGGGTGCACATATTTTGGATACAGCCCACGAGTTCCTCGACTTAGGATTACCTACAGAAGTCAATCCGCTTTATCTGAAAGATCATAATCCGTTCTTCTACCCGATGTCTTCTACGCTGTTGTTCCGCTTCCCCGAACGCGGCAACATGCCGGCTGTAGATGTTACCTGGTACGACGGACTGGATAATATTCCGGCTGTACCTGAAGGTTACGGCGTTTCGGAAATCGATCCGAACATCCCGACCGTAGCCGGTGGAAAGATACAACCCGCCAAGTTGAATCCGGGTAAAGAGATCTATTCGAAGACATTGACCTTCAAAGGTGGTTCACACGGCAGCACGTTGTCGATCATTCCGGAAGAAAAGGCAAAAGAAATGGCATCCAAATTACCGGAAGTTCCGAAGAGTCCGTCGAACCATTATGCCAACTTCCTGCTGGCTTGCCAAGGAAAAGAAAAGACCCGCTCGCCGTTCGAGATCGCCGGTCCGTTAAGTCAGGTATTCTGCCTCGGTGTTTTGGCGCAGCGACTGAACCGCAAGCTGGTATTCGACCGTGATACTAAACAGATCACCAACGATCCATTTGCCAACCAGATGCTCGTAGGCGAACCGCCACGTAAAGGCTGGGAACAGTATTATAATGTATAA
- a CDS encoding DUF6261 family protein, with amino-acid sequence MVKIITFNLAHLRIEEDFAFHQRVQQYAEELPTTGALIAEGLPETSVTFLTTGVDTHKTAVDGLDSALKVSTTVPSAKRVAEKDAERDYAWTGLYNYIKAMTAHPEESVAVAAEKALVILDKYGNPTAKPQLEESGILHNLLQELNQTKEMGDFTDLDIEPWLTRLENAETSFLNATDAKVQEEAAREVGLSKQARQAADDAYRKLVDIVNMLAAMHGDEKFATFIGNVNALVEQQRTKLKARATNSAKKEDEGMIKF; translated from the coding sequence ATGGTAAAGATCATAACTTTTAATTTGGCTCACCTCCGCATCGAAGAAGACTTCGCTTTCCACCAACGTGTTCAGCAATATGCCGAAGAATTGCCTACGACCGGGGCTTTGATTGCCGAAGGTTTGCCGGAAACATCGGTTACTTTCCTGACGACGGGCGTGGATACGCACAAAACGGCGGTGGATGGTTTGGACAGTGCGTTGAAGGTCTCTACTACAGTGCCTTCGGCCAAACGGGTAGCGGAAAAGGATGCGGAGCGCGATTATGCGTGGACGGGATTATACAACTATATCAAGGCGATGACTGCCCATCCGGAAGAATCGGTGGCGGTTGCTGCCGAGAAAGCGTTGGTTATTTTGGATAAATACGGGAATCCGACAGCCAAGCCACAACTCGAGGAAAGTGGTATCTTGCATAATTTGTTGCAGGAATTGAACCAGACGAAAGAGATGGGCGATTTCACAGACCTGGATATCGAACCGTGGTTGACTCGCTTGGAAAATGCGGAAACTTCATTCTTAAACGCTACGGATGCCAAGGTGCAGGAAGAGGCTGCCCGCGAAGTGGGGCTTTCGAAGCAGGCGCGCCAAGCTGCCGACGATGCTTATCGGAAGTTGGTAGATATTGTCAATATGTTGGCAGCCATGCACGGCGATGAGAAATTCGCGACCTTCATCGGCAACGTGAATGCCCTCGTCGAACAACAACGGACGAAATTGAAAGCCCGTGCTACAAACAGCGCGAAGAAAGAAGACGAAGGCATGATCAAGTTCTAA
- a CDS encoding DUF4838 domain-containing protein has translation MWGLAALSAFLWMADASAQLTLVKDGKAVSRIVLSEKNDINHQAADLLQDFVQRISGASLPIVEGKAKAGDVVIGGKSAEAGEDGFTICTEQNQLRITSGGDKGSIYGVVTLLEKYMGVSYYAYKAYTLTPSKTITLPEIHLSETPAFRYRQSFSYGCDDPIYKMWFRLEEPDEVFIDNMWVHTFDRLMPSDVYGKEHPEYYSYINGEHRPGNHSQWCLTNPDVYNFVVQKLDSIFKANPDKKLISVSQNDGNNTFCTCENCRKVYEEEGSPAGAYIRFMNKLAERFPDKEISTLAYLFTMHPPKKVKPLPNVNIMLCDIDCKREVPLTDNASGREFVEALEGWSAISDNIFVWDYGINFDNMVSCFPNFHVLQKNIQLFKKNHATMHFAQVNGTKGTDFSEMRAYMIGKLMWDPYQNADSLMRSFMNGYYGAAAPYLYQYQKIMQGGLLASGIDLWIYDSPVSHKNGMLNDRLCKTYDELFDQAEAAVASDTTLLNRVQLSRLSLIYSELEIARTKTNQDVAKVRQQLDYFRQQCRKFGIKSLNERNNAPVDYCDLYEKRFLPQAEKSKALGSKVIWLQKPGERYQQMAETALTDGLFGGTTFVESWVGWEGVDGSFILDLGEEKEFSTVEADFLHQLGQWILLPEKVTYSISADNQTYQPFGSFSFAEDRDPQVKFVGGKVTSDKPVKACYIKVEVDAIGMCPTWHYGVGHPAWFFMDEVTVL, from the coding sequence ATGTGGGGCTTGGCAGCCCTTTCAGCTTTTTTATGGATGGCGGATGCCTCGGCTCAACTGACACTTGTCAAAGACGGAAAGGCGGTTTCGCGGATTGTCTTAAGCGAGAAGAACGATATAAATCATCAGGCTGCTGATCTGTTGCAGGACTTCGTGCAGCGGATCAGCGGGGCTTCGTTGCCGATTGTGGAAGGAAAAGCGAAAGCCGGCGATGTCGTGATCGGTGGAAAATCGGCAGAAGCTGGCGAAGATGGTTTTACTATTTGTACCGAACAGAACCAGTTGCGGATTACAAGCGGCGGAGATAAAGGCTCGATCTATGGCGTGGTAACTTTATTGGAAAAATACATGGGTGTTTCGTATTATGCCTACAAAGCCTATACATTGACGCCTTCGAAGACGATTACCTTGCCGGAGATCCATTTGTCGGAGACACCGGCTTTCCGCTATCGCCAGTCGTTTAGTTACGGTTGTGATGATCCGATTTACAAGATGTGGTTCCGCCTGGAAGAACCGGATGAAGTTTTCATCGACAATATGTGGGTACATACATTCGACCGCCTGATGCCTTCGGATGTGTATGGAAAGGAACATCCCGAATATTATTCGTATATCAACGGCGAGCATCGTCCGGGTAACCATAGCCAGTGGTGTCTGACGAATCCGGATGTCTATAATTTCGTGGTGCAGAAACTGGATTCTATATTCAAGGCGAACCCGGATAAGAAACTGATTTCAGTCAGTCAGAACGACGGAAACAATACCTTCTGTACGTGTGAGAATTGCCGTAAGGTGTACGAGGAAGAAGGTTCTCCGGCTGGTGCCTATATCCGTTTCATGAACAAGCTGGCCGAACGCTTCCCCGATAAGGAGATTTCTACCTTGGCTTATCTCTTTACCATGCATCCGCCCAAGAAGGTGAAGCCGCTGCCGAATGTAAACATCATGTTGTGCGATATCGACTGCAAGCGGGAAGTGCCACTGACCGACAATGCTTCTGGCCGTGAGTTTGTAGAGGCGCTCGAAGGCTGGTCGGCTATCTCCGATAATATTTTCGTGTGGGATTATGGCATTAACTTCGACAACATGGTATCGTGTTTCCCTAATTTCCATGTCTTGCAGAAGAATATCCAGTTGTTCAAGAAGAATCACGCAACGATGCACTTTGCGCAAGTGAACGGTACGAAAGGAACAGACTTCTCGGAAATGCGTGCTTATATGATCGGGAAACTGATGTGGGATCCTTATCAGAATGCCGATTCGCTGATGCGCAGTTTTATGAATGGTTATTACGGGGCAGCGGCTCCTTATCTGTATCAGTATCAGAAGATCATGCAGGGTGGACTGTTGGCCAGCGGTATCGATTTGTGGATTTATGATTCGCCGGTATCCCATAAGAACGGGATGCTGAACGACCGGCTTTGCAAGACCTACGATGAGCTGTTCGATCAGGCTGAGGCGGCCGTGGCTTCGGATACGACTCTGCTCAACCGGGTACAGCTGTCTCGTTTGTCATTGATTTATTCTGAGCTGGAAATAGCCCGTACCAAAACGAATCAGGATGTGGCCAAGGTTCGTCAGCAGTTGGATTATTTCCGTCAGCAATGCCGTAAGTTCGGTATCAAGTCGCTGAACGAACGCAACAATGCCCCCGTAGATTATTGTGATCTGTACGAAAAACGCTTCTTGCCTCAGGCCGAGAAGAGCAAGGCGCTGGGCTCGAAGGTGATCTGGCTGCAAAAACCGGGCGAACGCTATCAGCAAATGGCTGAGACGGCATTGACCGACGGCCTGTTTGGCGGTACGACTTTCGTAGAGAGCTGGGTCGGCTGGGAAGGCGTGGACGGTTCGTTCATTCTCGATCTGGGCGAAGAAAAAGAATTCAGCACTGTGGAAGCCGACTTCCTTCATCAGTTGGGGCAATGGATTCTTCTCCCCGAAAAGGTGACTTATTCGATTTCGGCCGACAACCAGACCTATCAGCCTTTCGGTTCATTCTCGTTTGCCGAAGACCGGGATCCACAAGTCAAGTTCGTAGGCGGGAAAGTTACTTCCGATAAGCCTGTCAAAGCGTGTTATATCAAAGTAGAAGTCGATGCCATCGGGATGTGTCCGACTTGGCACTATGGCGTAGGTCATCCTGCTTGGTTCTTTATGGATGAAGTAACAGTGTTGTAA